A region from the Serinibacter arcticus genome encodes:
- a CDS encoding sugar kinase — MTHALPPEVAALDLRPASECRYDAVSLGEVMLRLDPGEGRIRTARSFRAWEGGGEYNVTRGLRRAFGLRGAIVTALADNEVGRLVEDFILTGGLDTEFVQWVDYDGIGRSVRNGLNFTERGFGVRGAVGVSDRGLTAASQLRPDDVDWDRLFGELGVRWLHTGGIFAALSEVSAETVLTAVTKAKEYGTVVSYDLNYRPSLWKAIGGQAKAQEVNRAIAPHIDVMIGNEEDFTASLGFAVEGVDENLAELETDSFKAMIETAAAAFPNFKAIGTTMRTVRSATINDWGALAWSPATGVVEATHRPGLEILDRVGGGDSFASGLIYGLLDGQPLATAVEYGAAHGALAMTTPGDTTMVTKAEVLKLAGGGSARVDR, encoded by the coding sequence ATGACCCACGCCCTCCCGCCCGAGGTGGCGGCCCTCGACCTCCGTCCCGCGTCCGAGTGCCGCTACGACGCCGTCTCGCTGGGGGAGGTCATGCTGCGCCTCGACCCGGGTGAGGGTCGCATCCGCACGGCCCGCAGCTTCCGGGCGTGGGAGGGCGGCGGCGAGTACAACGTCACCCGCGGCCTGCGCCGCGCGTTCGGGCTGCGCGGTGCGATCGTCACGGCGCTCGCGGACAACGAGGTCGGGCGCCTGGTGGAGGACTTCATCCTCACCGGCGGCCTGGACACCGAGTTCGTGCAGTGGGTGGACTACGACGGCATCGGCCGCAGCGTCCGCAACGGGCTCAACTTCACCGAGCGCGGCTTCGGGGTGCGCGGCGCCGTCGGGGTGTCCGACCGCGGCCTGACCGCGGCCTCGCAGCTGCGGCCCGACGACGTCGACTGGGACCGGCTCTTCGGCGAGCTCGGCGTGCGGTGGCTCCACACCGGCGGCATCTTCGCCGCGCTGTCGGAGGTCTCGGCCGAGACCGTGCTGACCGCCGTCACGAAGGCGAAGGAGTACGGCACGGTCGTGTCCTACGACCTCAACTACCGCCCCTCGCTGTGGAAGGCGATCGGCGGACAGGCCAAGGCGCAGGAGGTCAACCGGGCGATCGCCCCGCACATCGACGTCATGATCGGCAACGAGGAGGACTTCACCGCCTCGCTGGGATTCGCCGTCGAGGGCGTGGACGAGAACCTCGCCGAGCTCGAGACCGACTCCTTCAAGGCGATGATCGAGACCGCGGCCGCGGCCTTCCCGAACTTCAAGGCGATCGGTACCACGATGCGCACGGTCCGCAGCGCCACGATCAACGACTGGGGCGCGCTGGCCTGGTCGCCCGCGACGGGCGTCGTCGAGGCGACGCACCGCCCGGGTCTGGAGATCCTGGACCGTGTGGGAGGCGGCGACTCGTTCGCCTCCGGGCTGATCTACGGCCTGCTCGACGGCCAGCCCCTCGCCACGGCGGTCGAGTACGGGGCCGCGCACGGCGCGCTCGCGATGACGACCCCGGGCGACACGACGATGGTCACCAAGGCCGAGGTGCTCAAGCTCGCCGGCGGCGGCTCGGCGCGCGTCGACCGCTAG
- the eda gene encoding bifunctional 4-hydroxy-2-oxoglutarate aldolase/2-dehydro-3-deoxy-phosphogluconate aldolase, whose protein sequence is MDVLSQLAAATLVPVVVLDDARDADGLAGALVAGGLPVAEVTFRTAAAEESIRIMAARGDVLVGAGTVLTVAQVDAAVAAGAQYVVSPGTSRAVVERCQEHGILALPGAVTATEIQAALELGLTTVKFFPAGTSGGAKAIAALAAPFGGVSFVPTGGIGPDNLGDYLALPGVRAVGGSWMVPSSLVRAGDFAAVTELTTTAVGLARQLRPAA, encoded by the coding sequence ATGGACGTCCTGTCACAGCTCGCCGCCGCCACCCTGGTCCCCGTCGTCGTGCTCGACGACGCGCGCGACGCCGACGGCCTCGCCGGCGCCCTCGTCGCCGGCGGGCTCCCGGTCGCCGAGGTGACCTTCCGCACCGCCGCCGCCGAGGAGTCGATCCGGATCATGGCCGCACGCGGGGACGTGCTCGTCGGCGCGGGGACCGTCCTGACCGTCGCGCAGGTCGACGCGGCCGTGGCGGCCGGGGCGCAGTACGTCGTCTCGCCCGGCACCAGCCGCGCCGTCGTCGAGCGCTGCCAGGAGCACGGCATCCTGGCGCTGCCCGGCGCCGTGACGGCCACCGAGATCCAGGCGGCCCTCGAGCTCGGGCTCACCACGGTGAAGTTCTTCCCCGCCGGCACGTCGGGCGGCGCGAAGGCCATCGCGGCGCTCGCCGCACCGTTCGGCGGGGTCTCGTTCGTCCCCACCGGCGGGATCGGTCCCGACAACCTCGGCGACTACCTCGCCCTTCCCGGTGTGCGCGCGGTCGGCGGGTCGTGGATGGTCCCCTCGAGCCTCGTGCGCGCCGGCGACTTCGCCGCCGTCACCGAGCTCACCACCACCGCGGTCGGCCTCGCCCGGCAGCTGCGCCCGGCCGCCTGA
- a CDS encoding IclR family transcriptional regulator, with the protein MTTSPVESIDRALLVLVALAEAGPDGASLATLADRVGVHKTTLHRALAALSFRGFVSQDPASGVYRLGPAGLTLGDGYLGGDNLAVVLHPALVALSREVDELVHLGVLVGAQIVYLDKVEPQRPVRVWSAVGRRMPAATTALGRALLLDRVGTRAALAPYLEPGTTEAVADRAWSVISGAAATGFVHECEENEPGIACVAVPLVRGGATVAAVSVTAPRERFDDERLAEVARAMRTVLPALLPPGVGVRPV; encoded by the coding sequence GTGACGACCTCGCCCGTGGAGAGCATCGACCGCGCCCTGCTCGTGCTCGTCGCGCTGGCCGAGGCCGGACCCGACGGCGCGAGCCTCGCGACCCTGGCCGACCGCGTCGGCGTGCACAAGACGACGCTGCACCGGGCGCTCGCGGCGCTGAGCTTCCGCGGCTTCGTCAGCCAGGACCCCGCCTCCGGCGTCTACCGCCTCGGACCGGCCGGCCTCACGCTCGGTGACGGCTACCTGGGCGGGGACAACCTCGCCGTCGTGCTGCACCCGGCGCTCGTCGCGCTCTCGCGCGAGGTCGACGAGCTCGTCCACCTCGGGGTGCTGGTGGGGGCCCAGATCGTCTACCTCGACAAGGTCGAGCCGCAGCGCCCCGTGCGCGTGTGGTCCGCCGTCGGGCGCCGGATGCCGGCCGCGACGACGGCCCTCGGCCGGGCGCTGCTGCTGGATCGCGTCGGGACCCGCGCGGCGCTCGCGCCGTACCTCGAGCCCGGGACCACCGAGGCCGTCGCCGATCGTGCCTGGTCCGTGATCAGCGGCGCCGCTGCCACGGGGTTCGTGCACGAGTGCGAGGAGAACGAGCCCGGGATCGCGTGCGTCGCCGTTCCCCTCGTACGTGGTGGGGCCACCGTCGCGGCCGTCAGCGTGACGGCGCCGCGCGAGCGGTTCGACGACGAGCGGCTGGCCGAGGTGGCGCGGGCCATGCGCACCGTGCTGCCCGCGCTGCTCCCGCCCGGGGTCGGGGTCCGCCCGGTCTGA
- a CDS encoding nucleoside deaminase, translated as MTGSTQRWEEPARRAIALAAQARERGNHPFGAVLVGPDGAALLEAENTVADDGDVTGHAETNLVRLATTTLPHDDLPATTLVSSCEPCAMCAAAIYWAGIGRIVYALPEHVLYEIAGEDPENPTLRLPCRDVVAAGSKPVDVVGPMLEDEAAEVHRDFWA; from the coding sequence ATGACGGGGTCGACGCAGCGGTGGGAGGAGCCGGCGCGCCGCGCGATCGCGCTCGCGGCGCAGGCACGGGAACGAGGGAACCACCCGTTCGGCGCGGTCCTGGTGGGGCCCGACGGCGCCGCCCTGCTGGAGGCCGAGAACACCGTGGCCGACGACGGCGACGTCACCGGCCACGCCGAGACGAACCTCGTGCGGCTCGCGACGACGACGCTGCCGCACGACGACCTGCCGGCCACGACCCTGGTCAGCAGCTGCGAGCCCTGCGCGATGTGCGCGGCCGCGATCTACTGGGCCGGCATCGGTCGGATCGTCTACGCGCTGCCCGAGCACGTGCTGTACGAGATCGCGGGGGAAGACCCCGAGAACCCGACGCTGCGTCTGCCCTGCCGCGACGTCGTCGCGGCGGGGTCCAAGCCCGTCGACGTGGTGGGTCCGATGCTCGAGGACGAGGCCGCCGAGGTCCACCGGGACTTCTGGGCGTGA
- a CDS encoding 2,3-bisphosphoglycerate-dependent phosphoglycerate mutase, whose amino-acid sequence MNAPVTPDLHLGRVVLVRHGESVANAAGMFTGVLDVPLSERGVEEARRAARLVGATGLRFDVAITSELERAWHTADVLARELSALPTFVRDWRLDERCYGALTGRTKTEVCDEVGEGQFLAWRRSVRVPPPPMDDALHAELAATPLFQRLPAAALPRTESLADVMVRVTQLWRERVEPVVRGGGAAIVVGHGNSLRALCGVLDALSDVEVQALGLPTGHPLLYELDPTAPPRDGLLVPLVRGGVYLDGPGAQAAAERLAREGGT is encoded by the coding sequence ATGAACGCCCCCGTCACCCCGGACCTCCACCTCGGTCGCGTCGTCCTGGTGCGCCACGGCGAGAGCGTCGCCAACGCCGCCGGGATGTTCACCGGCGTGCTCGACGTCCCCCTGTCGGAGCGCGGCGTCGAGGAGGCGCGCCGCGCCGCTCGGCTCGTCGGCGCCACGGGGCTGAGGTTCGACGTCGCGATCACCTCGGAGCTCGAGCGGGCCTGGCACACGGCCGACGTGCTGGCGCGGGAGCTGTCGGCGCTGCCGACCTTCGTGCGCGACTGGCGGCTCGACGAGCGCTGCTACGGCGCGCTGACGGGACGGACGAAGACCGAGGTCTGCGACGAGGTCGGCGAGGGCCAGTTCCTCGCGTGGCGCCGGTCGGTCCGCGTGCCGCCGCCCCCGATGGACGACGCGCTGCACGCCGAGCTCGCGGCGACGCCCCTGTTCCAGCGCCTCCCGGCGGCCGCCCTGCCGCGGACGGAGTCCCTCGCGGACGTGATGGTGCGCGTCACGCAGCTGTGGCGCGAGCGGGTCGAGCCCGTCGTGCGCGGCGGGGGTGCGGCGATCGTGGTCGGCCACGGCAACTCGCTGCGGGCGCTGTGCGGGGTGCTCGACGCGCTGTCCGACGTCGAGGTCCAGGCGCTCGGCCTGCCCACCGGCCACCCGCTCCTCTACGAGCTCGACCCGACGGCGCCGCCGCGGGACGGGCTGCTGGTGCCGCTCGTGCGGGGCGGGGTCTACCTCGACGGTCCGGGCGCGCAGGCCGCGGCGGAGCGGCTCGCGCGCGAGGGCGGTACCTGA
- a CDS encoding DUF4395 domain-containing protein produces the protein MARPTPIDPRGPRFAAALTSLVLAVTLVLGVPRGLVPLGLQALVFAAGVALGPGRSPYAAVFRRLVRPRLAPPRELEDPRPPRFAQAVGLGFAVVGLVGGALGASVVFFVAVAFALVAALLNAVVDLCLGCEVWVLLQRLRRRDVGPRRTAVAGG, from the coding sequence ATGGCCCGCCCCACCCCGATCGACCCCCGCGGCCCGCGGTTCGCTGCCGCGCTCACCTCGCTCGTGCTCGCGGTGACGCTCGTGCTCGGCGTGCCCCGCGGGCTGGTGCCGCTCGGCCTCCAGGCGCTCGTGTTCGCCGCCGGCGTGGCCCTCGGGCCGGGACGCTCCCCGTACGCGGCGGTCTTCCGACGTCTCGTGCGCCCGCGCCTCGCCCCGCCGCGCGAGCTCGAGGACCCGCGCCCGCCGCGGTTCGCGCAGGCGGTCGGGCTGGGGTTCGCCGTCGTCGGGCTGGTGGGCGGCGCGCTGGGCGCGTCGGTCGTCTTCTTCGTGGCCGTGGCGTTCGCGCTCGTGGCCGCGCTCCTCAACGCCGTCGTCGACCTCTGCCTCGGCTGTGAGGTCTGGGTGCTCCTGCAGCGCCTCCGACGCCGCGACGTCGGACCGCGCCGGACGGCCGTCGCCGGAGGCTGA
- a CDS encoding thioredoxin family protein: MDGVGVVVLVGAVVLALGVALWRRRRDGRVVPTSRPGAVAVPGLADDGIPVVLQLSSEVCAPCRAARRLLTDLVAGRDDVAHVDLDVAEHPGLVRELDVLRTPTVLLLDGDRRVRFRVAGVPDRSALVAALDDLAPRAGPRPPPPPAPAPARPPAPPPAPPPARARVHPRRRTDRWPAPPRSTPAARGSLPRSPRSCSR; this comes from the coding sequence GTGGACGGGGTCGGTGTCGTGGTGCTGGTGGGCGCCGTCGTGCTCGCGCTCGGGGTCGCCCTGTGGCGTCGCCGGCGCGACGGGCGGGTGGTGCCGACCTCGCGTCCGGGGGCCGTCGCGGTGCCCGGCCTGGCGGACGACGGGATCCCCGTCGTCCTGCAGCTCTCCTCCGAGGTCTGCGCCCCGTGCCGGGCGGCGCGGCGTCTGCTCACCGACCTCGTCGCCGGGCGCGACGACGTCGCGCACGTGGATCTCGACGTCGCCGAGCACCCCGGGCTCGTCCGCGAGCTCGACGTGCTGCGCACCCCGACCGTGCTCCTGCTCGACGGCGACCGGCGCGTGCGCTTCCGGGTCGCCGGGGTGCCGGACCGGAGTGCGCTCGTCGCCGCGCTGGACGACCTCGCCCCGCGGGCGGGCCCTCGACCGCCACCACCACCAGCACCAGCTCCCGCACGACCACCCGCGCCACCACCCGCGCCACCACCCGCGCGAGCGCGGGTCCACCCCCGACGAAGGACTGACCGATGGCCCGCCCCACCCCGATCGACCCCCGCGGCCCGCGGTTCGCTGCCGCGCTCACCTCGCTCGTGCTCGCGGTGA
- a CDS encoding glycosyltransferase yields the protein MVEALVAGTPVIAHPLGSMPELVTAGLSGFLVHDRDEAVRAVAAAPGLDRSA from the coding sequence GTGGTGGAGGCGCTCGTCGCCGGGACCCCGGTGATCGCCCACCCTCTCGGCTCCATGCCCGAGCTGGTGACGGCCGGCCTCTCCGGCTTCCTGGTGCACGACCGCGACGAGGCGGTGCGTGCGGTCGCCGCCGCCCCGGGCCTGGACCGGTCGGCCTGA
- a CDS encoding DUF6421 family protein: protein MSQTINGAKAIIGEPEVLEDRLALARDVETSAAWLDLKAAATTIQALQVKDGSVPEAGDHAEATALVERIITAVEALAPCFPHDESYLRAVVVDLARWREGGFGVPDFLDSLVEFQPQLHRVDGLRHLVLFPMYTQNGSTNRHVEALIVEVIWPESVAQLEAEQYSNALFCSLRLVDFTPGYDTNSAVLFPETVAMREIPTFTWGAIFQDREAARFRRVTKAAAEITKLELPADLAAMLDDQHQTEHMFVMWDLIHDRTHMRGDLPFDPFMIKQRMPFFLYSLEEMRCDLTAFREAVAIEERTATRLAAGEDLTEVERAEGRHARGVQYGVVLDRIFRFALTGSRVRNYDGLGGQLLFAWLHQRHVIEWTDVKLHIDWEAAKIAVVALSDAINELYWASIDRPKVVHWLAAYDLVRSVLPPHPASQWAPGLSREILAGLPKGYTDAVLDDEFPLSMFHEALGKKLKPVIDSTVGITAADA, encoded by the coding sequence ATGTCGCAGACCATCAACGGTGCCAAGGCGATCATCGGAGAGCCCGAGGTCCTGGAGGACCGTCTCGCGCTCGCCCGCGACGTCGAGACCTCGGCGGCGTGGCTCGACCTCAAGGCCGCCGCGACGACGATCCAGGCGCTGCAGGTCAAGGACGGCTCCGTGCCCGAGGCGGGTGACCACGCCGAGGCGACCGCGCTCGTCGAGCGGATCATCACCGCCGTCGAGGCCCTGGCCCCCTGCTTCCCCCACGACGAGAGCTACCTGCGCGCCGTCGTCGTCGACCTGGCCCGCTGGCGCGAGGGTGGCTTCGGCGTGCCGGACTTCCTCGACTCGCTCGTGGAGTTCCAGCCCCAGCTGCACCGCGTCGACGGGCTGCGCCACCTGGTGCTGTTCCCGATGTACACGCAGAACGGTTCCACCAACCGTCACGTCGAGGCGCTGATCGTCGAGGTCATCTGGCCCGAGTCCGTCGCGCAGCTCGAGGCCGAGCAGTACAGCAACGCGCTGTTCTGCTCGCTCCGGCTCGTCGACTTCACGCCCGGCTACGACACGAACTCGGCGGTCCTGTTCCCCGAGACGGTCGCGATGCGCGAGATCCCGACCTTCACCTGGGGCGCGATCTTCCAGGACCGCGAGGCCGCCCGGTTCCGCCGGGTCACGAAGGCGGCTGCCGAGATCACCAAGCTCGAGCTGCCCGCGGACCTCGCGGCGATGCTGGACGACCAGCACCAGACCGAGCACATGTTCGTGATGTGGGACCTCATCCACGACCGCACCCACATGCGCGGCGACCTGCCGTTCGACCCGTTCATGATCAAGCAGCGGATGCCGTTCTTCCTCTACTCGCTCGAGGAGATGCGCTGCGACCTCACCGCGTTCCGCGAGGCGGTCGCGATCGAGGAGCGCACGGCCACCCGCCTGGCCGCTGGGGAGGACCTCACCGAGGTCGAGCGCGCCGAGGGTCGGCACGCCCGCGGGGTGCAGTACGGCGTCGTGCTCGACCGGATCTTCCGGTTCGCGCTCACCGGCTCCCGCGTGCGCAACTACGACGGGCTCGGCGGGCAGCTGCTGTTCGCCTGGCTGCACCAGCGCCACGTCATCGAGTGGACCGACGTCAAGCTGCACATCGACTGGGAGGCCGCGAAGATCGCCGTCGTCGCTCTCTCGGACGCGATCAACGAGCTCTACTGGGCCTCGATCGACCGTCCGAAGGTCGTGCACTGGCTCGCCGCCTACGACCTCGTCCGCAGCGTCCTGCCGCCGCACCCGGCGTCGCAGTGGGCCCCCGGGCTGTCCCGCGAGATCCTCGCCGGGCTGCCGAAGGGCTACACGGACGCCGTGCTCGATGACGAGTTCCCGCTGTCGATGTTCCACGAGGCGCTCGGCAAGAAGCTCAAGCCGGTGATCGACTCGACGGTCGGCATCACCGCCGCCGATGCCTGA
- a CDS encoding SDR family NAD(P)-dependent oxidoreductase — translation MPDLPDTAPTAAHPEGSDTPGTGAAGRTVLLAGASSALGTRLARSLGEAGARVVAVARREIPELDGLERVTTLRADLTDPAAVAALVASVHDGVGPVDAVLPLVGGWRGGGGIAGQSEADFRFLEASLTTLRLTTTAFWDDLVASPAGRVAIVSSTTVATPRAGNASYGALKAAAEFWTGALAHGFTTTAATGPDGEVRGAAVVLRVRAVEGLEDRLTEAVLGLWDSPAATLNGSTRTLQQGE, via the coding sequence ATGCCTGACCTGCCCGACACGGCACCGACTGCGGCTCACCCCGAGGGCTCGGACACCCCGGGCACCGGCGCGGCAGGACGTACCGTCCTGCTCGCCGGCGCCTCCTCCGCCCTCGGCACCCGCCTCGCCCGCTCCCTGGGCGAGGCGGGTGCCCGGGTGGTCGCCGTCGCGCGCCGGGAGATCCCGGAGCTCGACGGCCTGGAGCGCGTGACCACCCTGCGCGCCGACCTCACCGACCCCGCGGCCGTCGCCGCTCTCGTCGCGTCGGTGCACGACGGCGTGGGCCCCGTCGACGCCGTCCTCCCGCTCGTGGGTGGCTGGCGCGGCGGTGGCGGCATCGCCGGCCAGAGCGAGGCGGACTTCCGGTTCCTCGAGGCCTCGCTCACCACCCTGCGGCTGACGACGACGGCGTTCTGGGACGACCTCGTCGCCTCGCCCGCCGGCCGGGTCGCCATCGTCTCCTCCACCACCGTCGCGACGCCGCGGGCAGGCAACGCCTCCTACGGCGCGCTCAAGGCCGCCGCGGAGTTCTGGACGGGCGCGCTGGCGCACGGCTTCACCACCACCGCCGCCACCGGCCCGGACGGCGAGGTGCGGGGCGCCGCCGTCGTGCTCCGCGTGCGCGCGGTCGAGGGCCTCGAGGACCGGCTGACCGAGGCCGTCCTCGGCCTGTGGGACTCCCCCGCGGCGACCCTCAACGGCAGCACCCGCACCCTGCAGCAAGGAGAATGA
- a CDS encoding threonine aldolase family protein, which translates to MTPLHDASLRAFASDNYSGIHPEVLAAIAAANDGHQVAYGEDVYTARLQEVAVETFGEGAAIFPTFNGTGANVVALQAMLPRWGAVVCASTAHINVDEGGAPERMGSLKLLTVDTPDGKLTPELVDVQAWGWGDEHRAQPLVVSITQTTELGTCYTPEEIRALADHAHARGMWLHLDGARLSNAAASLGLPLRAFTRDAGVDVLSLGGTKNGMMLGEAVVVLNPDAILGGVAALPFVRKLSMQLASKMRFVSAQLVALYSGDLYLRNATHANAMARRLRAALEAGVAAGELPGLAFTQETRSNAVFATLPTGVADRLRETFRFYDWDAARNEVRWMCSFDTTEGDVDAFVVAIREQLAQG; encoded by the coding sequence CTGACCCCGCTCCACGACGCCTCCCTGCGCGCGTTCGCCTCCGACAACTACTCCGGCATCCACCCCGAGGTCCTCGCGGCCATCGCGGCCGCCAACGACGGCCACCAGGTGGCCTACGGCGAGGACGTCTACACCGCCCGGCTCCAGGAGGTCGCCGTCGAGACGTTCGGCGAGGGCGCCGCGATCTTCCCGACCTTCAACGGCACGGGCGCGAACGTCGTCGCCCTGCAGGCGATGCTCCCGCGCTGGGGCGCCGTGGTCTGCGCGAGCACGGCGCACATCAACGTCGACGAGGGTGGGGCGCCCGAGCGCATGGGCTCGCTCAAGCTGCTCACCGTCGACACCCCCGACGGCAAGCTGACGCCCGAGCTGGTGGACGTCCAGGCCTGGGGCTGGGGTGACGAGCACCGCGCCCAGCCGCTGGTCGTCTCGATCACGCAGACGACCGAGCTGGGGACCTGCTACACCCCGGAGGAGATCCGGGCCCTGGCCGACCACGCGCACGCGCGCGGCATGTGGCTGCACCTCGACGGCGCCCGGCTCTCCAACGCCGCCGCGTCGCTGGGACTCCCGCTGCGGGCGTTCACGCGTGACGCCGGCGTCGACGTGCTCAGCCTCGGCGGCACCAAGAACGGCATGATGCTCGGCGAGGCCGTCGTCGTGCTGAACCCCGACGCGATCCTCGGCGGCGTCGCGGCGCTGCCGTTCGTGCGAAAGCTGTCGATGCAGCTCGCCTCGAAGATGCGGTTCGTCTCCGCCCAGCTGGTCGCGCTCTACTCCGGCGACCTCTACCTGCGCAACGCCACGCACGCCAACGCGATGGCCCGGCGCCTGCGCGCCGCCCTCGAGGCGGGGGTGGCCGCGGGCGAGCTGCCCGGGCTCGCGTTCACCCAGGAGACCCGCTCCAACGCGGTCTTCGCGACCCTGCCGACCGGCGTCGCCGACCGGCTGCGGGAGACGTTCCGGTTCTACGACTGGGACGCCGCGAGAAACGAGGTGCGCTGGATGTGCTCGTTCGACACGACCGAGGGCGACGTCGACGCGTTCGTGGTGGCGATCAGGGAGCAGCTGGCGCAGGGCTGA
- a CDS encoding sensor histidine kinase yields MSDPAALRRRALVAAGCCATLVLTALALVVVVGPERALVTHLVEDTAAALAWVGLAVACALRNRPTGSVLTIAGAWSVAAVTGGWSLVLDPSAAAAVGWASAGSWGLGVGLAYTLGVLTAARWSSPRVLRRAAVAASLLVALAFATLPTVTTDDQVRPNPVGTPLAPVLAVVGVIAVVVVAFAVIAALAMQASSPARRRTILPVLVAALAGLVAIGTGAFATQWAPIAQALTVPLLPLTIAATVLGTPGRGRRSVAAQLDGAADPSSALAATLAELGHELGLTGLAIEVDGRTVASVGGSFDDVRLPLVHLGRPEGHLLTPPLDEDAADEIGRVAPSVAAVLASVRLVEELRRSRAELTVAREAERRRVRRDLHDEIGPLLAAVAVQTEAAALTLERSPDSSRRSLAKARAAGSDAVLALRRIVRDLQPVAVDDLGLVGALEELAARLTGPATVTVTSSPTPPLSAAVEVALYRIAAEAAGNAVRHAAATRVRLALTVVDGAVVLTVDDDGCGFDTTGPVAGAAAGAGAGVGIGLGSMRERAAELDGRLSIGSSATGTTVRAELPVPAAGGTSP; encoded by the coding sequence ATGAGCGATCCGGCAGCTCTCCGCCGACGCGCCCTCGTCGCCGCGGGCTGCTGCGCGACGCTGGTGCTGACGGCGCTCGCGCTCGTCGTCGTCGTCGGTCCGGAGCGTGCGCTGGTCACCCACCTGGTGGAGGACACGGCGGCGGCGCTCGCCTGGGTGGGGCTCGCGGTGGCCTGCGCACTCCGGAACCGCCCCACGGGTTCCGTCCTGACGATCGCGGGCGCCTGGAGCGTGGCGGCGGTGACGGGCGGCTGGTCGTTGGTGCTCGACCCGTCGGCCGCGGCGGCGGTCGGCTGGGCGAGCGCTGGCAGCTGGGGTCTCGGGGTCGGGCTGGCCTACACGCTCGGGGTCCTCACCGCGGCCCGCTGGTCGTCGCCGCGCGTCCTCCGACGGGCCGCCGTCGCCGCCTCGCTCCTCGTGGCACTGGCCTTCGCCACCCTGCCGACGGTCACCACGGACGACCAGGTGCGCCCCAACCCGGTCGGGACCCCCCTCGCCCCCGTCCTGGCGGTCGTGGGGGTCATCGCCGTCGTGGTCGTGGCGTTCGCCGTGATCGCAGCCCTCGCGATGCAGGCGTCGAGCCCCGCCAGACGACGCACGATCCTGCCGGTGCTGGTCGCGGCCCTCGCGGGCCTCGTCGCGATCGGCACCGGTGCCTTCGCGACCCAGTGGGCCCCGATCGCGCAGGCGCTGACGGTCCCGCTCCTGCCGCTGACGATCGCCGCCACCGTCCTCGGGACGCCGGGACGCGGCCGTCGATCCGTGGCCGCCCAGCTCGACGGGGCCGCGGATCCCTCGAGCGCGCTGGCGGCGACGCTGGCCGAGCTGGGCCACGAGCTCGGACTGACCGGGCTGGCGATCGAGGTCGACGGGCGCACCGTCGCCTCGGTCGGAGGGTCGTTCGACGACGTGCGGCTGCCGCTCGTGCACCTCGGTCGCCCGGAGGGCCACCTGCTCACGCCGCCCCTCGACGAGGACGCCGCCGACGAGATCGGTCGGGTCGCCCCGTCGGTCGCCGCAGTGCTGGCCTCGGTGCGCCTCGTCGAGGAGCTGCGTCGCTCGCGGGCCGAGCTCACCGTCGCGCGGGAGGCCGAGCGGCGGCGGGTCCGGCGCGACCTGCACGACGAGATCGGTCCGCTCCTGGCTGCGGTCGCCGTCCAGACCGAGGCGGCCGCGCTGACGCTCGAGCGCTCGCCGGACAGCTCCCGCCGGTCGCTCGCGAAGGCCCGTGCCGCAGGTTCGGACGCCGTGCTGGCGCTGCGGCGCATCGTCCGCGACCTGCAGCCGGTCGCCGTCGACGACCTCGGTCTGGTGGGGGCCCTCGAGGAGCTGGCCGCACGGCTCACCGGGCCGGCGACGGTCACGGTGACGTCCTCCCCGACGCCACCCCTGTCCGCCGCAGTCGAGGTGGCGCTCTACCGCATCGCCGCCGAGGCGGCCGGCAACGCGGTGCGGCACGCAGCCGCGACGCGGGTCCGGCTGGCTCTCACGGTGGTCGACGGCGCCGTCGTGCTGACGGTCGACGACGACGGATGCGGCTTCGACACGACCGGGCCCGTCGCCGGGGCTGCTGCCGGTGCCGGTGCCGGTGTCGGCATCGGGCTCGGCTCGATGCGCGAGCGGGCCGCCGAGCTGGACGGGCGACTGTCCATCGGCAGCAGCGCGACGGGCACGACGGTGCGGGCAGAGCTGCCCGTTCCGGCTGCGGGCGGAACGTCCCCGTGA